Proteins co-encoded in one Ziziphus jujuba cultivar Dongzao chromosome 9, ASM3175591v1 genomic window:
- the LOC107427178 gene encoding actin cytoskeleton-regulatory complex protein PAN1 — translation MASGQNPVANADPFDVYFQRADLDHDGRISGNEAVAFFQGSGLSKQVLAQIWAYADQRQTGFLGRAEFYNALRLVTVAQSKRQLTPEMVKAALYGPAAAKIPPPQINLTATPAPQPNSTPAAPTAAQGTAVAPMSQNLGNRGLQPNVNMNQQHVMKPPLPTSTSASHLTHGLASQGVPRGGTMGGPRPPNSNMSNDWVGGRTGGAPTATSSQVPNKGISPSTGIDGFGLVSSGPTASLPPRPQTASGLKPSGPPAKDAKALDVSGNGFASNSFFGGDVFSATPSQPKQDVSSHAFSASSMPVSSAIPQSAGTPSVRPTSVDSLQSSLMTQISGGNLHQGPPLVKQNQHVSSQTTSTSAATGASVRADNSASGQSQVPWPKISQTDVQKYTKVFVEVDTDRDGKITGEQARNLFLSWRLPREVLKQVWDLSDQDNDSMLSLKEFCIALYLMERYRERRPLPAALPSNIIFELSSILQSTTNYGSTGTAAWRPPSGYQQQQGIPGPGARHMVPPGGPRPPLPVPAPHADEGPQTDKPKSKVPVLEKHLIDQLSTEEQDLLNAKFKEATEADKKVEELEKEILDSQQKIEFYRTKMQELVLYKSRCDNRVNEIMERISADKREVESLSRKYEEKYKQGGDVASKLTIEEATFRDIQEKKMELYQAIVKMEQNGGADGALQVSVDRIQSELDELVKSLNERCKKYGLRGKPVTLTELPFGWQPGIQVGAADWDEDWDKFEDEGFTFVKELTLDVQNVIAPPKQKSMLPQNEEAPPVGSPTTAALPNADVKSDDPHKVDSSSPNADVKSDDVHKADERVVENGSAYNKNEEDNVKSAPNSPFARSAIASPSKEFVDSNFEKSVGTDASPRNKETNSERGDTGSLFAGDKGFDEPAWEGTFDANDDIDSVWGFNSVGHMKDMDHEGNNDYFGTGEFGLNPIKTGSSQASGYSQNSRPFSFDDSVPSTPQYNFSNSPPRYKDGSEPSFDSFSRFDSFSTHDGGGLFNQKETISRFDSMRSSRDFDQGHGFPSFDDSDPFGSSGPFKSTLESQTPRSGFYNWGETPRSSDIWSETPRGGSDIWGETPKGGSDLWSETPKRSSDNWGETPKRGSDNWSAF, via the exons ATGGCTTCGGGGCAGAACCCGGTGGCGAATGCCGATCCCTTCGATGTGTATTTCCAGCGAGCCGATTTGGACCACGATGGACGGATAAGTGGAAATGAAGCTGTCGCTTTCTTCCAAGGCTCTGGTTTGTCTAAGCAGGTTCTTGCGCAG ATATGGGCATATGCTGATCAGAGACAGACCGGTTTCCTTGGTCGGGCAGAGTTTTACAATGCCCTTAGACTTGTTACTGTGGCTCAAAGTAAGCGGCAACTCACACCTGAAATGGTTAAAGCGGCATTATATGGCCCGGCTGCAGCTAAAATACCTCCTCCACAAATAAATCTTACAGCCACGCCTGCACCTCAACCCAATTCGACTCCAGCAGCACCAACTGCTGCTCAGGGTACTGCTGTTGCTCCAATGTCCCAAAATCTTGGGAACAGAGGACTACAGCCAAATGTGAATATGAACCAGCAACATGTCATGAAGCCTCCACTACCCACATCTACTTCAGCTTCTCACTTGACACATGGTCTTGCTAGTCAAGGAGTTCCCAGGGGAGGTACCATGGGAGGGCCTCGGCCTCCAAACTCGAATATGTCAAATGATTGGGTGGGTGGAAGAACTGGTGGAGCTCCAACAGCAACTTCTTCACAAGTTCCAAACAAAGGTATTAGTCCCTCCACGGGTATAGATGGGTTTGGGCTGGTATCATCGGGTCCAACAGCTTCATTACCACCTAGACCACAGACAGCTTCTGGATTGAAACCATCAGGACCACCAGCTAAGGATGCTAAAGCGCTGGATGTTTCTGGTAATGGGTTTGCTTCTAACTCATTTTTTGGAGGTGATGTGTTTTCTGCAACCCCTTCTCAACCAAAGCAAGATGTCTCTTCTCATGCATTTTCTGCAAGCAGCATGCCAGTCTCATCAGCTATTCCACAATCTGCTGGGACCCCGTCTGTAAGACCAACTTCTGTTGATTCTCTGCAGAGTTCATTGATGACACAAATTTCTGGTGGTAATTTGCATCAAGGCCCACCACTTGTGAAACAAAACCAACATGTTTCATCTCAAACTACTTCTACATCTGCTGCAACTGGAGCTTCAGTCAGAGCTGATAACTCTGCTTCCGGTCAGTCCCAGGTGCCATGGCCTAAGATTTCACAGACTGATGTTCAGAAGTACACCAAAGTATTCGTGGAAGTAGACACAGACAGAGATGGGAAAATAACTGGTGAACAAGCACGCAACCTATTTCTTAGTTGGAGATTACCTAGAG AGGTTTTAAAGCAGGTGTGGGACTTATCTGATCAGGATAACGATAGTATGCTATCTCTCAAGGAGTTTTGTATTGCTTTATATTTAATGGAGCGATATAGGGAAAGACGTCCTCTTCCTGCAGCACTTCCAAGCAACATCATATTTGAGTTGTCTAGTATTTTACAATCTACAACTAATTATGGCAGCACTGGCACTGCAGCATGGAGACCTCCATCTG GTTATCAACAACAGCAAGGGATCCCTGGTCCTGGTGCTCGTCACATGGTGCCTCCAGGTGGACCGAGACCCCCGTTGCCAGTTCCTGCTCCTCATGCTGATGAAGGGCCCCAGACTGATAAACCGAAGTCCAAAGTGCCAGTGTTGGAGAAACACCTCATAGATCAATTGAGTACAGAGGAGCAGGATTTGCTTAATGCAAAGTTCAAAGAAGCTACGGAAGCTGATAAGAAG GTAGAAGAACTGGAGAAAGAGATTTTGGATTCACAACAGAAAATCGAGTTTTACCGCACAAAAATGCAGGAACTT GTTCTATACAAGAGTAGATGCGACAATCGCGTTAATGAGATAATGGAAAGGATATCTGCAGATAAACGCGAG GTTGAGTCCCTTTCGAGGAAATACGAAGAGAAATACAAACAAGGTGGAGATGTGGCTTCCAAATTGACTATTGAAGAAGCTACATTTCGTGACATACAG gagaaaAAAATGGAGTTATATCAGGCAATTGTCAAGATGGAACAGAATGGCGGTGCTGATGGTGCTCTTCAG GTTAGTGTTGATCGTATCCAATCAGAGCTAGATGAGCTTGTGAAATCTCTCAATGAGCGTTGCAAGAAGTATGGATTACGTGGAAAACCTGTGACATTGACTGAGCTTCCCTTTG GATGGCAACCTGGTATCCAAGTAGGAGCTGCTGACTGGGATGAAGATTGGGACAAGTTTGAAGATGAAG GATTCACTTTTGTCAAGGAGCTCACTCTTGATGTTCAAAATGTCATAGCACCTCCAAAACAGAAATCCATGCTGCCTCAGAATGAAGAAGCTCCCCCGGTTGGGAGTCCAACAACTGCTGCTTTGCCTAATGCAGATGTTAAATCAGATGATCCGCATAAAGTGGATTCTTCTTCACCTAATGCAGATGTTAAATCTGATGATGTGCATAAAGCAGATGAACGGGTGGTTGAAAATGGATCTGCGTATAATAAAAATGAGGAGGACAATGTAAAAAGTGCTCCTAACAGTCCATTTGCTAGAAGTGCTATTGCAAGTCCATCTAAAGAATTTGTGGATTCAAACTTTGAAAAGAGTGTTGGTACAGATGCCTCTCCTCGTAACAAGGAGACAAACAG TGAACGTGGGGATACTGGTTCTTTGTTTGCTGGTGACAAGGGTTTTGATGAACCAGCATGGGAGGGAACATTTGATGCTAATGATGACATTGATTCTGTCTGGGGTTTTAACTCAGTTGGTCACATGAAG gatatggaTCACGAGGGAAATAATGACTACTTTGGTACTGGTGAGTTTGGCTTGAACCCTATAAAAACTGGGTCATCACAGGCAAGTGGCTATTCCCAGAACAGCCGCCCCTTCAGTTTTGACGATTCAGTTCCTAGCACACCGCAATACAATTTTAGCAATTCTCCACCGAGATACAAGGATGGTTCAGAACCCTCTTTTGACAGTTTCTCTAGGTTTGATTCTTTCAGCACACATGATGGTGGAGGATTATTCAATCAAAAGGAGACGATCTCGCGATTTGATTCAATGCGCAGCAGTAGAGACTTTGATCAAGGTCATGGTTTCCCATCATTTGATGACTCGGATCCTTTTGGATCATCAGGGCCATTTAAGTCGACACTGGAGAGTCAAACTCCAAGAAGTGGTTTTTATAACTGGGGTGAAACCCCAAGAAGTTCTGATATTTGGAGTGAAACTCCGAGAGGAGGTTCAGATATTTGGGGTGAGACTCCGAAAGGTGGTTCTGATTTATGGAGTGAAACTCCGAAAAGAAGTTCTGATAATTGGGGTGAAACTCCAAAAAGAGGTTCTGATAATTGGAGTGCGTTCTAG